The Opitutales bacterium nucleotide sequence CGACGCCGAAGAGGATGAGTACATTACGGTCGAGCTCGCTTAAGCCTGCCAATGTGGCCATGAGAACAAACCACAGGGGATAGAGGGTAGAGCGATAAGCGAAGGAAAATAGGTTCTCTTTAAAAAACCTGCCGATCTCCGATGCTTTCATCCCGATTCCTATCGCGACGCAGCTCGACAGACAGCCTCCGTAGACTAGAGGGCGTAGCGTGAGCTTAGCCCAATCAGGCTGTGGAATTTCGGCGAGATTCAGCGCAAGTCCAACAAGCATCGCGACCAGGACGAGATTTCGCGAATCGAACAAGCTTGCACGCGCTGTTACCCAGAATGATACCGGCGCTTCATTGCGCCCGAAGCGGCGAGCTGCCGGAAAGCAGAAGAAGACGAGAAACGGGATGATAAAAAACTGGGCATACGTCGCTTGGGCCAGCCCTTGCTCCCCGAATAAAACCAATGCAACAATCCCGAGTAGGGTGAATCCATGATTCGACAAGCATACCGTAAATAGGAATGAACCCTGTTGCTTACGGCTATGGTTAAAAAATCGGCCCGCACTGCGCGCCACAAAGACTGACAAAATCCATCCACTGAGCACCAGAAAGGGAAGGGTCCATGAGTCGTTTGCCAAGTCTGCTTTCCATACGGCAAGAACTGTAATGCCCGTGTTGAAAAAGAAATAGGCTACGTTGAAAAGCAGTCCAGACAGTCGCGGCCCAGCACCTTTGTGCGCCAAGAAAACACCCAGAGCAGTTGGAAAGATAAGGAGTGCGAAGAGCTGAAGGTAGAGCGAAAGAAAATGCATGCTCCGTCAACGTGAGAGATCTTCAGACACTTGAACAACATTTTATAGGCCAATGCTTGATTAGCCAAATTGCATGGGCAGGATACGAAATTTCCTATGTTCCTTCTTCGCAAACTTGGCAAACTCCTCCGCGGTAACGCGACTGCTTTCCAGATCATCTCGGCTTGTATGCTCGGGTTCATTATGGCTTTTGCCGTGTCACCCGAAAAGGCTCCAGGATTCTACCTTCTGATGTTTTTCCTGGTGCTCATATTGAACTGCAACCTAATCCTTTTTGGTCTCAGCCTGATCATGGGACACACGCTATCACTGATCCTAACGCCCCTCACGTTTAAGCTCGGGGTGATATTGCTGAACAGCCCCTTGGGCGAGCTACTCGGCTTTTTGATTAGCGCACCGGTGACGGCATGGATGGGCTTTGAGTACTATCTAATGCCGGGCGCCTGGGTGCTGGGTGGGATCTTCGGACTGATCGTAGGCGTCGGCATCACACGAATGCTCAAAGGTTACATCAACACCATGGCTAATCTGGAGGCAGGGTCGGAGAAATTTGGAAAGGTCGTAAACAATCCCTTTTTCAAACTCTTTGCCTTTGTATTTCTCGGAGGGCTCTCAGGTAAGCAGACGTTCAACGAACTCCGTGATTCTGATCACAAAAGCTCGCCGATCCGCCTTATCGGCGTCGTGGCTGTAGTCCTCGGCATTCTCACCGCATTTCTTTCGGCGAATATGTTCGATACGGCCTTCTTTACGACACGAGCGCGAGAGGTTTTGACGGATCTTAATGGCGCGTCGGTTGATATAGAACGAATCTCAGTGAACGCGTTTTCCGGATCAGTGGAGGTAAACAAAGTCGCTGCGGCTAATCCCGACGATCTCAGCCGCAACCGTTTGTCTGCGCTCCGTATCACAGCCGATGTCGACACCATGGGGCTCCTGAGCAAGCGAATCGTGCTGAACGAGTTAGCCATCGTCGATGTGATCGCCGATGGCGAGCGCTCCACGACAGGTTGGATAGAAACCCCGGAACCTCCAAGCGAAGAAGAAGCCCGACCGCTGATCCCCACCGACATTAATCAGGAGCAGGTGCTCGCGCTCATAGAATTGTGGAAACTTCGCTTAGAGGGGGCGCAAAAAGCATGGGAGCAAGTCCAAGAACACTTTCCTAAAAGTGACGAGCCAGCACCCACTGTTGAAGAAGTTGAGACCTGGCAGGATGTGCTCGAGCGCGATATTGAGCGCCTCGGATATCGTGCCGTTGTTGCAAAACATCTGTTGCCTGAGCGTCCGTCATTCGAAATCGAGAAAATCGTCGTTGATGGCATCCGGGCGGGAGATGATCCTCTCACCGTATTCGATATTGAATTGGCTCATGTGTCCTCCGACGTGACTTTGCAGGAGTCGTCACCCACCGGTGCGATAGCAAGCAGATCCGGTCAGATAAAAATCGGTTTTGAAGGCCACCAACTGCGCAATGAAACGGAAGCAAACGTTATCAGTTTTCAAGCTTCTGAGATTCCTGTGGCCCTGGTACAACGCTGACTCCCGGAAAACGTCCGCCCTTATGTAAAAAACGGTGTGTTCAGCCTGAGCGGGAAGGGCGCTCTAACCCAGGACTCAATGGAGATCCCCCTAAGCCTGACTTTCGAAGAGCTCACTTTCGAAATCCCCAAAGTCGGCCCCTGGACGCTCAACGAGCTAACCATTCCCGGAAACATTTCAGGCAGTCCAACGCAACCCGCGTTCTCCTTAGATCAACGCGCACTCGCCCAAATGGCTGAGAATGCAATCAAGGACGCCGCTCAAGACGCAATCGAGGGCCGTCTGATGGACGAAGTAGAAAAACGCGCCGGCGACCTCTTGAAAGACGAGAAGATCGGCAACGCCCTAAAAGGACTCTTTGGAAACTGATGATTACGATCTATACCTACTCCGGCTGCTCTACCTGCAAGAAAGCTACACGCTGGCTCAAAGACAATGGAGTTGAGTTTACAGAAAAACCGATCCGCGACACACCACCGAGCGTCGCGGAGCTCAAAAAAATGCTCGAGCATGTCGGGGAGTTGAAGCGCCTCTTCAACACCGCAGGCGGCGATTATCGAGAGCTGAATATGAAGGAAAAGCTCCCGACCCTATCAGAAGAGGAGACGCTCCGGCTCCTGGCCAGCCGGGGGAACCTCATCAAACGACCATTCGTTATTGGCGACGGCGTGGGCACAATCGGTTTCAAAGAAACAGATTGGGCTCAACTCTTCAAATAGGCTGAGGGCTCGGCCTCAGCTCTAATACGTGGTGCCGTGGTGGAGTGCTACCACGCAGCCTGTAAGACGCCGCGCTCTTACGTTTTGAAAGCGGGCTGATTCCAACTCTTTCTGTATCCCTTCGACCGTGGGGAATTGCTCGATAGATCCTGCAAGGTAGTCGTAGGCGCTTTTGTCTTGGGTGAGGCTCGAAGCCAAGTGCGGCAAAATATATTTTAGATAGAAGTAATAAAAGGGGCGTAGGATTTTGTAGGGTTGTGAAAACTCGAGGATGAACAGGTGGCCGCCGGGACGGAGCACGCGATGAAACTCAGCGAGGCCGGTAGCGCGTTTTTCTAAGTTTCGATAGCCAAAGCTGATGGTGATCACATCGACAGAATTGTCCTCGAGGGGCAAATTAAGGCAGTCGCCGAATTCGAAGGGGATCGACTTGCCGTCTACACGCTTGATCTGTTTGCGGCGGGCCTCTTCGAGCATAGGCTCGCAAAAGTCGAGGCCGCGCACTTCGACACCTTCTCCCAGGCCATCTTGAAGCGCGAAGGCGACATCGCCACTGCCCGTAGCCAGGTCGACTACAACCTGGGGCTGTGTCTTCGCCACTTCTCGCACTAATGCCTTGCGCCAGCCGATGTCCATGCCACCTGACAAGACGCGGTTCGCCAAATCATAACGCCCTGCGATGTTGGCAAACATCGCTCTTACGCCTTCTGCCTCAGGCATCGTCTTTAGCGTCCAATTCTGCGTTGCGCTCTTCAGCCTCTTTGAAGCTCGCTACAATCCATTTACTCAAGGCTCCGTCGGGATCGCGAATGATGGCTTCGTCTAGGACAAAATTCTCCAGTCCGGTATTGCGCCGTATGATTGCTAAGCCGTGCGGAAAATCTTTGAGCTGTTCCTCAAGGTAAGTGTAGAGAGTCGTGTCCTCGTCGGGAAGACCATCGATAAGGATATTCTCTGCCTCCTCTGTGAATGAAATCCGATGGCCGTGTTTTTTCGAGAAGTCATCAGCAAAACGCTGGATGTCCTGCTTGTATACGTCGCGTTGAAGGTGGCGGTTGGCTGCTTTCAAAGCTTCCAGAGTCTCTACTGGATTTGAGACTGTCTGGTCGCTGACCTCAAAGTTGCGAATCGCCGTTGAGGGTAGGGCATACTTGAAGTCACGGAATACGCGCTCGAGCACCGTCAGCAGTCCGCGCGCCCCGGTATTTTGCTCAGAGGCGAGGTGGGCCACCTTTTCAATCGCCTCATCTGTTATGGCGAAATCGATCGCATAGCCTGCAAAATCCCGCCGATATTGATCCAAAATAGATCCCTCTGAGGTCGTCAAAATTTTCGCCAAGTCGCCCGCTTTCAAAGACTCACAAGCGACACGCACGGGGACACGGCCGATAAACTCAGGCTCGAAGCCATAATCAATAAAGTCCCTGGTTTCGGCCAAGGGTAAGTATGTGTCGGCCTCTGCGTCGGTACTATTCGATTCCAAGGCAATCGCTCCAAAGCCCAGAGAGCCTGTGTCGACGCGTTTTTTGATCATTGGCGCCAAGCCATCAAAAGCTCCAGAGACGATGAATAAGATGTGCTTTGTGCTGATGGAACGTGCATTTTTCTTGTTTGAGCCCATCGACATCATCGCCTGCATCTGCGCCATCATATCTGTAGGAGAAAAGAGGCTGACTTCAGTCTCTTCCATCATCTTGAGGAGGTTGATTTGAACACCGCGGCCGGAGACATCTTTACCGCCATTCTCACGTCCTGCACCGGCAATCTTGTCGATTTCGTCGATGTAGACGATGCCGTATTGGGCGAGTTCCGTATCGCCGTCCGCTACCTTATTGAGGTCGCGGATCATATCTTCGACATCACTTCCCACATAGCCGGTCTCCGAAAATTTCGTCGCGTCGGCTTTAACGAAAGGCACACCGATTAGTTTGGCGATGTTTCGGATCAGGTAGGTCTTGCCCACACCTGTGGGACCCAAGAGTAGTATGTTGGGCTTGTTGTAGTCCTGTGCCGCGTAATTTTTATCTGCGAGGCAACGTTTTACGTGATTGTAGTGGTCGCACACCGCGACAGACAGGACCTTCTTTGCATCCGTTTGCCGAATGACATAACGGTTCAGGTATGCATGGATCTCCCGCGGCTTGAGCGAGAAATTCTCAATGCGCTCTAACGCTTCACTGCGTGAGTCAGAAGCTTCGGGAGACTCGCCCTCGCCAGGCTCATCGGGTTGCGCCGTAGGCGTTCCAGGCTGCATCGGTCCAAACCCCAATCGTATGTTGGATGAGCCCATTGCTTTTTGGAGTTGTTTTTGGAGTTCTTCGAGAGGATTGGGTGGGTCTTTGTCACTCATGGAGTTCGGGGATTGACACGCTATTTTGATTTCAGAGGTTATTCATCGACCGAGACTTTCAGATCTGCCTAAAAACTAGACCGACATTCAAATTCCGATGGCTGACAACCTCACAAAACGCGACATTGTATTACAAATTTACGAAAAGACTGGGTTTCCGCAAAAGGAAGTGCGCGAAACAGTCCAACTTACGCTCGATGCCATCGCCGATGCTCTCAGTCAAGGGCGCAACGTCGAGCTGCGCAACTTCGGCGTTTTTGAGCTTCAGATTCGAAAACAACGTGTCGGGCGAAATCCCAACCAGCCTGAGACAGATGTCATGATCCCTAAGCGTGCTGTAATAAAGTTCAAGGCGGGCAAGGAATTGAAGGCACATTTGGGCGATCTCGATGTCGACCGAGTCGAGTCAGAGAAGTAGGTAGTTTAGCGCCGAATTCTCTCTCACGCATCCATCGTCCATAATCTTCTTCTATTCTCTCACGGGATGTTTGATTCTCTTCCTGGTTTTCGCGAGTTTTTGCCAGATTCTTGCGGCGTGCGTAATACCATCTTCAACGTGCTGCGGAGCACTGCGGAGCGCTATAATTTTCTAGAGTATGACGCGCCGCTTTTGGAGCCACTCGAACTCTATATCGAAAAATCGGGTCCAGAGATCGTCTCTCAATTGTTCAACTTCGAAGACAAAGGGGGCAGGGCAGTTGCGCTGCGTCCAGAGATGACTCCTACACTGGCCCGCCTTGTCGGAGCGCGGGCAAACTCCATGAAGCGACCGATCAAATGGTTTTCGATCGTTGAAAATTTTCGCTACGAAAAGCCACAAAAAGGCCGGACGCGTTCCTTTTATCAATATAACGCTGATATTTTGGGCGATGCTTCTCCTGGAGCTGATGCTGAACTGATTCTTTTACTCATCGCATCGCTAAAACGGTTTGGGCTGAACGAAACCGATTTTGTTGTCCGCCTGAGCGACCGACAAATGTGGGTGGCGTTCCTCAAGTCTTGGGACCTCAGTGACACGGCCGTCGCGGAGGTTTTGGGCATTGTCGACAAGATGCAACGTGTCGAGCGTCAGGTTACGCTTGAAAAACTGGGTAAGTGCGTGAGTGAGCCTGAGGCCTTATTGAGTGATATCGAAAAACTGATCCAAGTTCGCTCGATCGATGCTCTCGAATCGTTTCTGGCTGCAACGGATTACAAATTTTCCGAAAGACTGGAGGATCTGCGCATCTTGGTTCAGCGGCTGAGTGCAGCAGGGATGGATGGATTTGTTCAACTCGATTTCGGGATCGTGCGGGGGTTAGCTTACTACACCGGTTTTGTTTATGAGGCCTTCGAACGCAGCGGCGAAAGTCGGGCACTGGCTGGAGGCGGCCGCTATGACGAGCTCGTGAAAAAGATGGGGGGGCCAGATCTCCCGGCAGCGGGATTTGCCATGGGCGATGTCACACTACGCGACTGCCTTGAGGAAAAAGGTTTGATCGGTCCGTCCACACCAGAGCCCTCCGTTTATATGGTCGTGGGTGGCGAAGCAGAGATGGCTGCATGCTTGAAGGACGTTACTCGCTTGAGGGAACAGGGATTTCGAGTCGAATATCCGTTCAAACCCGCGGGATTTGGGAAGCAATTCAAGAATGCTGAGAAGTCCGGCGCTAAATACGCGGTAGTCTACGGTGAGGATGAAATTAAGTCGGGCGCTTTAACCGTAAAGGTATTGGCTAGTGGTGACTCAGTCACCGTTCCGCGTGACACATTGATTCGTTGGTTGAGTGATCAAGGCGTTAGAGATTTGTAATTGGCAAAAATCTGACTGAAGTTGGCATTATGAAGTCCTTCCTGTTCGACATCATAAAGAAAGTATTCGCTTACTTGATTGCTTCGGTGCTCACCTTTTTAATCATTATTGGCGTATACGCGGCAATAATCGGGGGTGTGTCACAGGGGCCAACCGTTCAGGTGAATGAGCGCTCATTCTTGATCCTTTCACTAGATCGAAATATCTCCGACCAGCCGCGCCAGCTAACAACCTCCGATGCGCTCGGCCAGCTCTTGAGCGGAGCACCTGAGCCCCTACATCTCTATGAAATTATCACTGCGATTGATGAGGCGAAACAGGACTCTCGGATTGCAGGTATTTTTCTCGTCGGTAATTTGGTAAGCGAAAACTATGGTAGTAGCTACAGTGCAATAGGGGAAATTCGCGAGGCCTTGATTGATTTTCAGGACGAAGGGAAATCTGTCTTGGGCTACATCGAAAATGCCTCCCAGATTGACTATTATCTGTATTCAGTCTGCACCGAGATTTTGGCGAATCCTTTTGGAAGTATACAGCTCAATGGACTCGCTACGTTGAATCCATATTTTGCAGGTGCGATGGATAAATTCGGAATCGAAGCGCAGGTAGTTCGCGTCGGTGATTATAAATCCGCAATCGAACCCTATATACGCGCCGACATGAGTGAAGAGAGCCGTGCACAGACCCAAGAGCTCTTGGCCTCAATTTGGGAAACAATTGCTCTCGAAATGGGAGACTCTCGAGGGGTGCCGGTTGAGCTACTCGACAAATGGGCTAACCAGCATGGCGTATTCGAGGCTCGCAAAGCACTTGATTATGGTCTTGTAGACCAACTGCTATACTACGACGAAGCCCTCCAATATGTGGGAGGATACGGCGAAACTATCCAGGAAGGTCGCACTTTCGAACAGGTAGAAATCGACGATTACATACTGACCCAATCAGAACGGTATGATAATTTCTCGGACGAGCCGTATGTTGCGGTTATTTACGCAGAGGGAGACATTGTCGACGCTACTGAGCCCGCAAACGACATCGCTGGAGATTGGTTGGCGAGACAGATTCGAGACATTCGCTATGCCGACGAACTGCCAGCCGCTGTTGTATTACGCATAAACAGCCCAGGAGGGAGCGCCTATGCGTCTGAAGTCATTCGTCGCGAAATGGAACTGCTCAATGCGGAAGTTCCGGTCATTGTTTCGATGGGAGGCCTGGGTGCTTCGGGCGGCTATTGGATAGCGACGGCGAATGATGGCATTTTCGTAGACGAGGCTACAATTACCGGATCGATCGGTGTTTTTGGATTGTTGCTAAATGTCAAAGAAGCAGGGGGTAAACTCGGTGTGACGTTTGACGGTGTAAAAACACATGACCTCGGATATCTTTATTCCGGTGTGACTCGAAAGAATGAAACTGAAATGGCGGTCTTCCAGGAATCTGTTGATCAGTTGTATGGAGAGTTTATTGACCGTGTAATCGGTAGCCGCCGCGATCTTAGCAGAGAGTCCCTAGAAAAAATCGCGGGCGGGCGTGTATGGTCCGGTGCGCAAGCGATCGAACTTGGACTAGCTGACCAAGCAGGGGGACTTATGGCAGCGATCGAACATGCCGCTGACATATCCGGACTGCTCAGTGGATATCGTGTGGAAGAGTATCCAAAGAAACAAACCCCCGAGTCTTTCTTGTCTGGTCTGTTCACTGAAGGTGTAAATGTGGACTTTCATACTGGAGTGACCATCCCCAAAGAACTTCAAGAAATCGAAACACTGTTAAAGAGTCTCAAGCGACAAGGGAAGATTCTCGCCAAGTCTCCTATAACTGGGTTGGAATAGCTGAGACAGGTCGCCATCAGCGACGAATAGTGCTGCATCCCAGAGTCTAAAATCACCTTTCGCAGGACAGTCTTAAAGATGCAAAATAATGCATGAATAAGCACTAAATACGTTGACATTGGTTTTTTAAATGCAAAATACTGCATGATGTCTTCAGTTCCTAGAGATCTCCTTTTGCAGATGTCGCAAGCTATAACGGCGGAGAAAAAACGACAGAAACTGACTCAGGGCGATTTAGCGAAAATGGCTGGGGTCTCTGTGAGGACGGTAGCCTCTATTGAAGCGGGTAGTATGAGTGTAGCCGCGGGAAGCTATGTATTACTACTGTTTACTTTGGGATTGAGCGTGGTCGTGGAAAGGACTGAGCCGTGACTCGGGTTCGTGTTGTTTTTGGGGGACGGAATGTCGGGATACTCAGTCGAAAGAAAGGTCGGCCCGATTACAGCTTCGCCTACGATCCTGATTGGATCGATACAGGTGTAGAGCTTTCGCCGATCCATCTTCCACTTTCTGGTGACCCCTTTGAGTTTAGCATCCCGTATTTTCGAGATTTGCCAGGACTGGTCTTCGACAGTTTGCCAGATGCCTATGGCCAGAAGATATTACGTCAGCAGATGCAGAGGATGCCAGAGGAAGATCGAGGACCCTTGGGGATGCTGGCTTTGGTCGGAGAGGATGGCGTTGGCGCATTGGAGTACCATCCAAGTGATGACGCTACCGATGAGCTGTCATCAATAGCCGCAGCGGAACAGTTTGCGGAAGCAATTGAGGCGCTCGAACCGGGAGCGGTGTATGCTATCGAAGAGAGGGAGCGGGCATTCGTGGCCTCGGCAGGAAATATTGGAGGAAAGCACCCCAAGTCGACCGGCTTCTGGAACCCCGGCACCGGAGAGGTCGTCGTGGGTCGGGCTTGGCCTGGAGCTGGGTGGAGATCGGTCGTCATAAAGTATAACCTCAACGAAGCGGCACCTCTGGATCGCATTGAGCAAGTCTACATGGAGATGGCAGCTCTATCAGGGATCGCCTGCGCCAAGTCATTTGTATTACCAACAAAGCGATTCAGTCATTTTGTTTCAGTCCGTTTCGATAGAGGTGGGCCAGAGAACGAAAAAGTCCACATGCACTCCTATGCTGGCATCCAGCATCTAGACTTCAATCAGAGGGGAAGCACCTATGAGGATTTCCTGGGGACTGTCCTTCGTGTGTCCAAAAGTCAGGAACAGGTTTTTGAGGCCTTCAGAAGGGCGGTTTTCAATGTCATGGCGCACAATCAGGATGATCACCCTCGAAATTTTTCTTTCTTAATGGGAGCCGACGCTCGATTCTCTCTAGCTCCGTCTTACGACTTGACGTTGACACAGCCCAACGACGGTGAAGGAAACTGGATGTCGATCAATGGCAAAACTCTTGGGATCACTTTTCGAGACATAGATCGAGACATAGAGTATCTAGGCGAGAGCTTCGGTATTCGCCGTGATGCTATACGAGACGTCGTGGACCAGGTTCAGGCTGGAATTGCTGCCTTCGATCGGTTAGCCCGAAGCTATTGCATCGGCGACGGCTACAGGTCTTATGTGCGACAGGCCCTTCGAGCGAACCAAATTGGAGTTAAGGTCTCTTGAAATGCCTAGTAAATGTTCAGACCAATAGTCATATATAAGATCAGGCACGGAGCCTGAATTACGCACAATATATATTATGTCTAATTATTATATTTAGACATCATGTTTGAAGTTCGACGTGAACCGTCCTCTTTAACTAGACGATTTTTAATCTAGGAATATGAAACTTCCTCCCCAAAAAACGCAGATAAAGACAACGCACAGTTTGGATTATATGTCCAGACTCTCAGGAGAAAGCTGTAAGTCATCAACGCGATGCCAAACGTTCTGTTCAAAGTCGAACATCCATGAAGTATAATCGGAATCGGTCCAAATGAAAATCCATCGTTCTTGATCAGCTTGGAAGAAGTATCCTGAATGTGACTCGTTCCACCAGATTTCGCCCAAAATAGGATGATGAAGCCACACATCAGTAGCTCCAAAATGAGTCCTTTCGAGCAGATAGAGATAACCTAGGCCAAAATGGTATATCCAATTGCCATTC carries:
- a CDS encoding helix-turn-helix domain-containing protein: MSQAITAEKKRQKLTQGDLAKMAGVSVRTVASIEAGSMSVAAGSYVLLLFTLGLSVVVERTEP
- a CDS encoding AAA family ATPase yields the protein MSDKDPPNPLEELQKQLQKAMGSSNIRLGFGPMQPGTPTAQPDEPGEGESPEASDSRSEALERIENFSLKPREIHAYLNRYVIRQTDAKKVLSVAVCDHYNHVKRCLADKNYAAQDYNKPNILLLGPTGVGKTYLIRNIAKLIGVPFVKADATKFSETGYVGSDVEDMIRDLNKVADGDTELAQYGIVYIDEIDKIAGAGRENGGKDVSGRGVQINLLKMMEETEVSLFSPTDMMAQMQAMMSMGSNKKNARSISTKHILFIVSGAFDGLAPMIKKRVDTGSLGFGAIALESNSTDAEADTYLPLAETRDFIDYGFEPEFIGRVPVRVACESLKAGDLAKILTTSEGSILDQYRRDFAGYAIDFAITDEAIEKVAHLASEQNTGARGLLTVLERVFRDFKYALPSTAIRNFEVSDQTVSNPVETLEALKAANRHLQRDVYKQDIQRFADDFSKKHGHRISFTEEAENILIDGLPDEDTTLYTYLEEQLKDFPHGLAIIRRNTGLENFVLDEAIIRDPDGALSKWIVASFKEAEERNAELDAKDDA
- a CDS encoding histidine--tRNA ligase; protein product: MFDSLPGFREFLPDSCGVRNTIFNVLRSTAERYNFLEYDAPLLEPLELYIEKSGPEIVSQLFNFEDKGGRAVALRPEMTPTLARLVGARANSMKRPIKWFSIVENFRYEKPQKGRTRSFYQYNADILGDASPGADAELILLLIASLKRFGLNETDFVVRLSDRQMWVAFLKSWDLSDTAVAEVLGIVDKMQRVERQVTLEKLGKCVSEPEALLSDIEKLIQVRSIDALESFLAATDYKFSERLEDLRILVQRLSAAGMDGFVQLDFGIVRGLAYYTGFVYEAFERSGESRALAGGGRYDELVKKMGGPDLPAAGFAMGDVTLRDCLEEKGLIGPSTPEPSVYMVVGGEAEMAACLKDVTRLREQGFRVEYPFKPAGFGKQFKNAEKSGAKYAVVYGEDEIKSGALTVKVLASGDSVTVPRDTLIRWLSDQGVRDL
- a CDS encoding type II toxin-antitoxin system HipA family toxin; the protein is MTRVRVVFGGRNVGILSRKKGRPDYSFAYDPDWIDTGVELSPIHLPLSGDPFEFSIPYFRDLPGLVFDSLPDAYGQKILRQQMQRMPEEDRGPLGMLALVGEDGVGALEYHPSDDATDELSSIAAAEQFAEAIEALEPGAVYAIEERERAFVASAGNIGGKHPKSTGFWNPGTGEVVVGRAWPGAGWRSVVIKYNLNEAAPLDRIEQVYMEMAALSGIACAKSFVLPTKRFSHFVSVRFDRGGPENEKVHMHSYAGIQHLDFNQRGSTYEDFLGTVLRVSKSQEQVFEAFRRAVFNVMAHNQDDHPRNFSFLMGADARFSLAPSYDLTLTQPNDGEGNWMSINGKTLGITFRDIDRDIEYLGESFGIRRDAIRDVVDQVQAGIAAFDRLARSYCIGDGYRSYVRQALRANQIGVKVS
- a CDS encoding integration host factor subunit beta, giving the protein MADNLTKRDIVLQIYEKTGFPQKEVRETVQLTLDAIADALSQGRNVELRNFGVFELQIRKQRVGRNPNQPETDVMIPKRAVIKFKAGKELKAHLGDLDVDRVESEK
- a CDS encoding arsenate reductase family protein, with amino-acid sequence MITIYTYSGCSTCKKATRWLKDNGVEFTEKPIRDTPPSVAELKKMLEHVGELKRLFNTAGGDYRELNMKEKLPTLSEEETLRLLASRGNLIKRPFVIGDGVGTIGFKETDWAQLFK
- a CDS encoding AEC family transporter gives rise to the protein MHFLSLYLQLFALLIFPTALGVFLAHKGAGPRLSGLLFNVAYFFFNTGITVLAVWKADLANDSWTLPFLVLSGWILSVFVARSAGRFFNHSRKQQGSFLFTVCLSNHGFTLLGIVALVLFGEQGLAQATYAQFFIIPFLVFFCFPAARRFGRNEAPVSFWVTARASLFDSRNLVLVAMLVGLALNLAEIPQPDWAKLTLRPLVYGGCLSSCVAIGIGMKASEIGRFFKENLFSFAYRSTLYPLWFVLMATLAGLSELDRNVLILFGVVPSAVFANMIAEFYDLDKDMTNSVFLVSTVLFLVITLPVFIYFIGV
- the sppA gene encoding signal peptide peptidase SppA, translating into MKSFLFDIIKKVFAYLIASVLTFLIIIGVYAAIIGGVSQGPTVQVNERSFLILSLDRNISDQPRQLTTSDALGQLLSGAPEPLHLYEIITAIDEAKQDSRIAGIFLVGNLVSENYGSSYSAIGEIREALIDFQDEGKSVLGYIENASQIDYYLYSVCTEILANPFGSIQLNGLATLNPYFAGAMDKFGIEAQVVRVGDYKSAIEPYIRADMSEESRAQTQELLASIWETIALEMGDSRGVPVELLDKWANQHGVFEARKALDYGLVDQLLYYDEALQYVGGYGETIQEGRTFEQVEIDDYILTQSERYDNFSDEPYVAVIYAEGDIVDATEPANDIAGDWLARQIRDIRYADELPAAVVLRINSPGGSAYASEVIRREMELLNAEVPVIVSMGGLGASGGYWIATANDGIFVDEATITGSIGVFGLLLNVKEAGGKLGVTFDGVKTHDLGYLYSGVTRKNETEMAVFQESVDQLYGEFIDRVIGSRRDLSRESLEKIAGGRVWSGAQAIELGLADQAGGLMAAIEHAADISGLLSGYRVEEYPKKQTPESFLSGLFTEGVNVDFHTGVTIPKELQEIETLLKSLKRQGKILAKSPITGLE
- the ubiE gene encoding bifunctional demethylmenaquinone methyltransferase/2-methoxy-6-polyprenyl-1,4-benzoquinol methylase UbiE, with the translated sequence MPEAEGVRAMFANIAGRYDLANRVLSGGMDIGWRKALVREVAKTQPQVVVDLATGSGDVAFALQDGLGEGVEVRGLDFCEPMLEEARRKQIKRVDGKSIPFEFGDCLNLPLEDNSVDVITISFGYRNLEKRATGLAEFHRVLRPGGHLFILEFSQPYKILRPFYYFYLKYILPHLASSLTQDKSAYDYLAGSIEQFPTVEGIQKELESARFQNVRARRLTGCVVALHHGTTY